One genomic window of Comamonas antarctica includes the following:
- a CDS encoding arginase: MLHTPRPVEIVSAAIGEGARDGGCKYGASALLAAGLAQALSDSGCEVGARTMVTSDPLQATDRMDTVARFNQALAEAVAPLALTGAQLLVLGGDHSCAVGSWSGMAQALRPHGRLGLIWVDAHLDAHTPESSESNAPHGMPLAALLGHGSAALTQLFGWSGKIRPENLAIIGARSYESAERQLLESLGVQVIYMEEVARRGFEDCFAQARAAVTAGCAGWGVSLDIDGLDPGDAPATGTPVAHGIALAEAMAALRSCHGDPRLVGLEIVEYNPLHDFGGQTARAVIALAVAGLGVPATAASAALAARPA; the protein is encoded by the coding sequence ATGCTGCACACACCCCGGCCGGTCGAGATCGTCAGCGCCGCGATTGGCGAGGGCGCGCGCGACGGCGGCTGCAAATACGGCGCCAGCGCGCTGCTGGCCGCGGGCCTGGCGCAGGCGCTGAGCGATTCGGGCTGCGAAGTCGGCGCCCGCACCATGGTCACTTCCGATCCACTGCAGGCCACCGACCGCATGGACACCGTGGCGCGCTTCAACCAGGCGCTGGCCGAAGCGGTGGCGCCGCTGGCGCTGACCGGCGCACAGCTGCTGGTGCTGGGCGGCGACCATTCCTGCGCGGTGGGCAGCTGGAGCGGCATGGCGCAGGCGCTGCGCCCGCATGGCCGGCTTGGGCTGATCTGGGTCGACGCGCACCTCGACGCCCACACGCCCGAGTCCTCCGAGTCCAATGCCCCGCACGGCATGCCGCTGGCGGCGCTGCTGGGCCATGGCAGCGCCGCGTTGACGCAATTGTTTGGCTGGAGCGGCAAGATCCGCCCGGAAAACCTGGCCATCATTGGCGCGCGCAGCTATGAAAGCGCCGAGCGCCAATTGCTCGAATCGCTGGGCGTGCAGGTGATCTATATGGAGGAAGTGGCGCGGCGCGGCTTCGAGGACTGCTTTGCGCAGGCCCGGGCCGCGGTGACGGCCGGCTGCGCGGGCTGGGGCGTGAGCCTCGACATCGACGGGCTCGATCCGGGCGATGCGCCGGCCACGGGCACGCCGGTCGCGCATGGCATTGCGCTGGCCGAGGCCATGGCCGCGCTGCGCAGCTGCCACGGCGATCCGCGCTTGGTCGGCCTGGAGATCGTTGAATACAACCCGCTGCACGACTTCGGCGGCCAGACCGCGCGCGCCGTGATCGCGCTGGCGGTGGCCGGCCTGGGCGTGCCAGCCACGGCGGCCAGCGCGGCCCTGGCGGCGCGGCCGGCGTGA
- a CDS encoding DUF4148 domain-containing protein, which produces MKSTAMSVLAITFAAWTAGSAMAADTQAPLTRAQVNAELAQAQRNGELLANQESGLKARDVAPGNYPAQAVAGKTRAQVIAELAEAQRLGEIPVDGVSGLKANQLAPGNYPAQPAAAGLSRDQVQAELAAAMRSGVVPVHESI; this is translated from the coding sequence ATGAAAAGCACTGCAATGTCCGTTCTCGCCATCACTTTCGCCGCCTGGACCGCGGGCTCGGCAATGGCCGCCGACACCCAGGCGCCGCTGACGCGCGCGCAGGTCAACGCCGAACTGGCCCAGGCGCAGCGCAATGGCGAGCTGCTGGCCAACCAGGAATCCGGCCTCAAGGCCAGGGACGTCGCGCCGGGCAACTATCCCGCCCAGGCCGTGGCCGGCAAGACACGCGCCCAGGTCATTGCCGAGCTGGCCGAAGCCCAGCGCCTGGGCGAGATTCCCGTCGATGGCGTGAGCGGCCTCAAAGCCAACCAGCTCGCACCCGGCAACTACCCCGCGCAGCCGGCGGCGGCGGGCTTGAGCCGCGACCAGGTGCAGGCCGAACTGGCCGCGGCCATGCGCAGTGGCGTGGTGCCGGTGCACGAAAGCATCTGA
- a CDS encoding LysR family transcriptional regulator encodes MDRLLSMRVFERVVNEGGFAAAARSLDLSAPVVTRLVADLEDHLGTRLLQRSTRRLALTEAGQSYLSRVRNILQDIDEADAVTRSQSTELEGLLRVHAPPVLASYVLGPLLAGFRQRYPKIAFDIEVESSNEPPFEEFDITLMGADESFNGEIVARKVIETEAILVASPGYLQRRGTPAQPEDLLQHDCLRLKPATGRVRAWRMWRESDPATLREIAVTPVIAANHTDTLLRAALDGAGITSVAMDTVVPWLARGELVRVLSPWITGRLMMYAALPSRKFIPQRTRVFLDYLVEQAREQASSALQACAARGC; translated from the coding sequence ATGGACCGTCTGCTGTCAATGCGGGTGTTCGAGCGCGTGGTCAACGAAGGCGGCTTTGCCGCGGCGGCACGCTCCCTGGACCTGTCGGCGCCCGTGGTCACGCGGCTCGTGGCCGATCTCGAGGACCACCTGGGCACGCGCCTGCTGCAGCGCTCGACGCGCCGGCTGGCGCTGACCGAGGCCGGCCAGAGCTATCTGAGCCGCGTGCGCAACATCCTGCAGGACATCGACGAAGCCGACGCCGTGACGCGCTCGCAGAGCACCGAGCTCGAAGGCCTGCTGCGCGTGCACGCGCCGCCGGTGCTGGCCAGCTATGTGCTCGGGCCGCTGCTGGCCGGCTTTCGCCAGCGCTATCCGAAGATCGCGTTCGACATCGAGGTCGAGTCAAGCAACGAACCGCCGTTCGAGGAGTTCGACATCACGCTGATGGGCGCCGATGAAAGCTTCAATGGCGAGATCGTGGCGCGCAAGGTGATTGAAACCGAGGCCATCCTGGTGGCGTCGCCCGGCTACCTGCAGCGCCGCGGCACGCCGGCGCAGCCCGAGGACTTGCTGCAGCACGACTGCCTGCGCCTCAAGCCAGCCACCGGCCGTGTGCGCGCCTGGCGCATGTGGCGTGAGAGCGACCCGGCCACGCTGCGCGAGATTGCCGTGACGCCGGTGATTGCCGCCAACCACACCGACACGCTGCTGCGCGCGGCGCTCGATGGCGCGGGCATCACCTCGGTGGCCATGGACACCGTCGTGCCCTGGCTGGCGCGCGGCGAACTGGTGCGCGTGCTCAGTCCCTGGATCACGGGCCGGCTGATGATGTATGCGGCCCTGCCCAGCCGCAAGTTCATCCCGCAGCGCACGCGCGTGTTTCTCGACTACCTGGTCGAGCAGGCGCGCGAGCAGGCCAGCAGCGCCTTGCAGGCCTGCGCGGCGCGCGGCTGCTGA
- a CDS encoding Cd(II)/Pb(II)-responsive transcriptional regulator, with protein sequence MQIKQLARATGVDVETIRFYEKQGLWPEPARLANGYRDYAPLHLERLAFIRHCRALDIPLPDVRRLLEAIDAPRAACVDVEELVDAQLARVRARLQSMQALERQLLQLRSACSGEHAHQGCGILKELVAAAHGEACVCH encoded by the coding sequence ATGCAGATCAAGCAACTCGCGCGCGCCACCGGCGTCGATGTCGAAACCATCCGCTTCTACGAAAAGCAGGGCCTGTGGCCCGAGCCGGCGCGGCTGGCGAACGGCTACCGCGACTACGCGCCGCTGCATCTGGAGCGGCTGGCCTTCATCCGCCACTGCCGCGCGCTTGACATCCCGCTGCCTGATGTGCGCCGCCTGCTCGAAGCCATCGATGCACCGCGCGCGGCCTGCGTCGATGTGGAGGAACTGGTCGACGCGCAGCTGGCGCGCGTGCGCGCGCGGCTGCAAAGCATGCAGGCGCTGGAGCGGCAATTGCTGCAGCTGCGCAGTGCCTGCAGCGGTGAGCATGCGCACCAGGGCTGCGGCATTCTCAAGGAACTGGTGGCTGCCGCGCATGGCGAGGCCTGCGTCTGCCATTGA
- a CDS encoding cation transporter, producing the protein MSSHCCSHETPQPDRVQNLGRMRRVLWIALLVNAAMFFVEIASSLGAGSLSLFADAIDFGGDALNYGVSLAVLASALAWRARAALLKALCMLGFGVYILASALWTLYSGGVPHAATMGVVALLGLLANLAVAWMLYAFREGDANMRSVWLCSRNDAIGNLAVLLAALGVFGTGSAWPDLLVASLMAALALHGGWSVLRQARAELRAPVRAH; encoded by the coding sequence ATGTCCAGCCACTGCTGCAGCCACGAAACCCCGCAACCCGACCGCGTACAAAACCTGGGCCGCATGCGCCGCGTGCTCTGGATTGCGCTGCTGGTCAACGCCGCGATGTTCTTTGTCGAGATCGCCAGCAGCCTCGGCGCGGGCTCGCTGTCGCTGTTTGCCGATGCCATCGATTTTGGCGGCGATGCGCTGAACTACGGCGTGTCGCTCGCGGTGCTGGCCTCGGCGCTGGCCTGGCGCGCGCGTGCCGCGCTGCTCAAGGCGCTGTGCATGCTGGGCTTTGGTGTCTACATCCTCGCCAGCGCGCTGTGGACGCTCTACAGCGGCGGCGTGCCGCATGCCGCGACCATGGGCGTGGTCGCGCTGCTGGGCCTGCTGGCCAATCTGGCTGTCGCCTGGATGCTGTATGCGTTTCGTGAGGGCGACGCCAACATGCGCAGCGTCTGGCTGTGCTCGCGCAACGACGCCATCGGCAACCTGGCCGTGCTGCTGGCCGCGCTGGGCGTGTTCGGCACCGGCAGCGCCTGGCCGGATCTGCTGGTCGCCAGCCTGATGGCGGCGCTGGCGCTGCACGGCGGCTGGAGCGTGCTGCGGCAGGCGCGCGCCGAGCTGCGCGCCCCGGTCCGCGCGCACTGA
- a CDS encoding FdhF/YdeP family oxidoreductase encodes MDKQKIEFYPGPAGGWGALRSVKNTLLHHDIALKGAKTLLSANQPGGFDCPGCAWPDRNHASSFEFCENGAKAVAAEATARRAGPEFFARHSVTEMLAQSDFWLEDQGRLTHPLRYDAASDRYLPLEWDQAFALIAQQLQALPDPNQAIFYTSGRASNEAAFLYQLFVREYGTNNFPDCSNMCHEASGNGMRAQIGVGKGTVTLDDFEQADAIFIFGQNPGTNHPRMLGELRAAHKRGARIVSFNPLHERGLERFQDPQSKLEMATLGATPISTHYFQVRAGGDLAAVKGMMKHVLEQEAARGGVLDHAFIAEHTTGFEALAADLQAEDWALLAQESGLSEAQMRAAGEVYIGAGSSIVCWGMGITQHMHSVATVQMLVNLLLLRGNLGRPGAGACPVRGHSNVQGDRSMGIWEKPPAALLDRLEQVFGFAPPRAPGADTVEAIRLMLSGQGRVFFALGGNFAAAAPDSDATWRALRQCDLTVHVATKLNRSHLVHGREALILPCLGRTEIDSQAGGPQSVSVEDSMSMVHLSGGINPPASELLLSEPAIVARLAAATLPASRTRWLWLIEDYARIRDLIAQVFDDFHDFNARVATRGGFRLRNTASERVWNTASGKAGFMAHAVPRDTPVHRATARLPGQQVFSLMTMRSHDQYNTTVYGMDDRYRGVFGQRRVVFIHADDIRALGCKDGDWVDLLSAWDDGQERRIERFRLVAYDIPRGNIGAYYPETNPLVPLAATAIGAGTPTSKAVPVTLRAHTGIVG; translated from the coding sequence ATGGACAAGCAAAAAATCGAGTTCTATCCTGGCCCCGCGGGCGGCTGGGGCGCGCTGCGCAGCGTGAAGAACACCCTGCTGCACCACGACATCGCCCTCAAGGGCGCCAAGACGCTGCTGTCGGCCAACCAGCCGGGCGGCTTCGACTGCCCGGGCTGCGCCTGGCCCGACCGCAACCATGCCTCGAGCTTCGAGTTCTGCGAGAACGGCGCCAAGGCCGTGGCCGCCGAAGCCACCGCGCGCCGCGCCGGCCCCGAGTTCTTTGCGCGCCACAGCGTCACCGAGATGCTGGCGCAAAGCGACTTCTGGCTCGAGGACCAGGGCCGGCTCACCCATCCGCTGCGCTATGACGCCGCCAGCGACCGCTATCTGCCGCTGGAATGGGACCAGGCCTTCGCGCTGATCGCGCAGCAGTTGCAGGCGCTGCCCGATCCGAACCAGGCGATCTTCTATACCTCGGGGCGCGCCAGCAACGAAGCCGCGTTCCTCTACCAGCTGTTCGTGCGCGAATACGGCACCAACAACTTCCCCGACTGCTCGAACATGTGCCACGAGGCCAGCGGCAACGGCATGCGCGCGCAGATCGGCGTGGGCAAGGGCACCGTGACGCTCGATGATTTCGAGCAGGCCGACGCGATCTTCATCTTCGGCCAGAACCCCGGCACCAACCACCCGCGCATGCTCGGCGAGCTGCGCGCGGCGCACAAGCGCGGCGCGCGCATCGTCAGCTTCAACCCGCTGCACGAGCGTGGCCTCGAGCGCTTCCAGGACCCGCAAAGCAAGCTCGAGATGGCAACGCTGGGCGCCACGCCGATCAGCACGCATTACTTCCAGGTGCGCGCGGGCGGCGACCTGGCGGCCGTCAAGGGCATGATGAAGCATGTGCTCGAGCAGGAGGCCGCGCGCGGCGGCGTGCTCGACCACGCCTTCATCGCCGAGCACACCACGGGCTTCGAGGCGCTGGCCGCCGACCTGCAGGCCGAGGACTGGGCGCTGCTGGCGCAGGAATCGGGCCTGAGCGAGGCGCAGATGCGCGCCGCGGGCGAGGTCTATATCGGCGCGGGCAGCAGCATCGTCTGCTGGGGCATGGGCATCACCCAGCACATGCATTCGGTGGCCACGGTGCAGATGCTGGTCAACCTGCTGCTGCTGCGCGGCAATCTGGGCCGGCCCGGCGCGGGCGCCTGCCCGGTGCGCGGCCACAGCAATGTGCAGGGCGACCGCAGCATGGGCATCTGGGAAAAGCCGCCGGCCGCGCTGCTCGACCGGCTGGAGCAGGTGTTCGGCTTCGCGCCGCCGCGCGCGCCTGGCGCCGATACCGTCGAAGCCATCCGGCTGATGCTGTCGGGCCAGGGCCGCGTGTTCTTTGCGCTGGGCGGCAATTTCGCCGCCGCCGCGCCCGACTCCGACGCCACGTGGCGCGCGCTGCGCCAGTGCGATCTCACGGTGCATGTGGCGACCAAGCTCAATCGCAGCCATCTGGTGCACGGGCGCGAGGCCTTGATCCTGCCCTGCCTGGGCCGCACCGAGATCGACTCGCAGGCCGGCGGGCCGCAAAGCGTGTCGGTCGAGGATTCGATGAGCATGGTGCACCTGTCGGGCGGCATCAACCCGCCGGCCTCCGAGCTGCTGCTGTCCGAGCCGGCCATCGTCGCGCGCCTGGCCGCGGCCACGCTGCCGGCCAGCCGCACGCGCTGGCTCTGGCTGATCGAGGATTACGCGCGCATCCGCGATCTGATTGCGCAGGTGTTCGACGACTTCCACGATTTCAATGCGCGCGTGGCCACGCGCGGCGGCTTTCGGCTGCGCAATACCGCCAGCGAACGCGTCTGGAACACCGCCAGCGGCAAGGCTGGCTTCATGGCGCATGCCGTGCCGCGCGACACGCCGGTGCACCGCGCCACGGCGCGGCTGCCCGGCCAGCAGGTGTTCTCGCTGATGACCATGCGCTCGCATGACCAGTACAACACCACCGTCTACGGCATGGACGACCGCTACCGCGGCGTGTTTGGCCAGCGCCGCGTGGTGTTCATCCACGCCGACGATATCCGGGCGCTGGGCTGCAAGGATGGCGACTGGGTCGATCTGCTCTCGGCCTGGGACGATGGCCAGGAGCGCCGCATCGAGCGCTTCCGGCTCGTCGCCTATGACATTCCGCGCGGCAATATCGGGGCCTACTACCCCGAGACCAATCCGCTGGTGCCGCTCGCGGCCACGGCCATCGGCGCGGGCACGCCGACCTCCAAGGCCGTGCCCGTGACACTGCGCGCGCATACCGGCATCGTCGGCTGA
- a CDS encoding S-(hydroxymethyl)glutathione dehydrogenase/class III alcohol dehydrogenase: MKSRAAVAFAAGQPLQIVEIDVEPPRKGEVLVRITHTGVCHTDAFTLSGDDPEGIFPAVLGHEGAGIVVEVGEGVTSVKPGDHVIPLYTAECKECLFCKSGKTNLCVAVRATQGKGLMPDGTTRFSYEGQPIYHYMGCSTFSEYTVVAEVSLAKINPDANPEQVCLLGCGVTTGLGAVKNTAKVQPGDSVAVFGLGGIGLAVLQGAKQAQAGRIIAIDTNPSKFELARTFGATDCINPKDYDKPIQQVIVEMTGWGVDHSFECIGNVNVMRAALECAHRGWGQSVIIGVAGAGQEISTRPFQLVTGRRWLGTAFGGVKGRSELPGMVEEAMRGDIQLEPFVTHTMPLTEINEAFDLMHEGKSIRTVVNFA, encoded by the coding sequence ATGAAATCACGCGCCGCCGTTGCCTTTGCCGCTGGCCAGCCCTTGCAGATCGTCGAGATCGATGTCGAGCCGCCGCGCAAGGGCGAAGTGCTGGTCAGGATCACGCACACCGGCGTCTGCCACACCGATGCGTTCACGCTGTCGGGCGACGATCCCGAAGGCATCTTCCCCGCCGTGCTCGGCCATGAAGGCGCGGGCATCGTGGTCGAGGTCGGCGAAGGCGTGACCAGCGTCAAGCCCGGCGACCATGTGATTCCGCTCTACACCGCCGAGTGCAAGGAATGCCTGTTCTGCAAGTCGGGCAAGACCAATCTGTGCGTTGCCGTGCGCGCCACGCAGGGCAAGGGCCTGATGCCCGACGGCACCACGCGCTTCTCGTATGAAGGCCAGCCGATCTACCACTACATGGGCTGCTCGACCTTCAGCGAATACACCGTGGTGGCCGAGGTCTCGCTGGCCAAGATCAACCCCGATGCGAATCCCGAGCAGGTCTGCCTGCTGGGCTGCGGCGTGACCACGGGCCTGGGCGCGGTGAAGAACACCGCCAAGGTCCAGCCCGGCGACAGCGTGGCCGTGTTCGGCCTGGGCGGCATTGGCCTGGCCGTGCTGCAGGGTGCGAAGCAGGCGCAGGCCGGCCGCATCATCGCCATCGACACCAACCCCTCGAAGTTCGAGCTGGCGCGCACCTTTGGCGCGACCGACTGCATCAACCCCAAGGACTACGACAAGCCAATCCAGCAGGTCATCGTCGAGATGACGGGCTGGGGCGTGGACCATTCGTTCGAATGCATCGGCAACGTCAACGTGATGCGCGCGGCGCTGGAGTGCGCGCACCGCGGCTGGGGCCAGTCGGTGATCATCGGCGTCGCCGGCGCGGGCCAGGAAATCTCCACCCGCCCCTTCCAACTGGTCACGGGCCGGCGCTGGCTGGGCACGGCGTTCGGCGGCGTCAAGGGCCGCTCCGAGCTGCCGGGCATGGTCGAGGAAGCAATGCGCGGCGACATCCAGCTCGAGCCCTTTGTCACCCACACCATGCCGCTGACCGAGATCAACGAAGCCTTCGACCTGATGCACGAAGGCAAGTCGATCCGCACGGTGGTGAACTTCGCGTA